In a genomic window of Arthrobacter woluwensis:
- a CDS encoding isoprenyl transferase, giving the protein MSFSDSAQQGYEFPYPHPSGATPPRIPAELVPEHVAIVMDGNGRWANLRGLPRIEGHKAGEPALLDVVAGAIELGVKYVTVYAFSTENWKRSPEEVRFLMGFNKDVLRRQRDQLNRWGVQVRWSGRRPRLWGSVIRELEEAEKLTRANTRCVLTMCINYGGRAELVDGFNRMAEEVAAGRLKPGKISEKTVQRYLYQPDLPDVDLFMRSSGEQRLSNFLPWQSAYAEFVFLEELWPDVDRTTLYQAVETYARRDRRYGAAVDSAAV; this is encoded by the coding sequence GTGTCCTTCTCTGATTCCGCCCAGCAGGGCTACGAGTTCCCTTACCCGCACCCGAGCGGTGCCACACCGCCGAGGATTCCTGCGGAGCTCGTCCCCGAACATGTCGCGATCGTCATGGATGGCAACGGGCGCTGGGCCAACCTCAGGGGACTTCCACGGATCGAAGGACACAAGGCCGGCGAGCCGGCGCTGCTCGACGTCGTCGCGGGCGCCATCGAGCTGGGCGTGAAGTACGTGACGGTCTATGCGTTCTCGACGGAGAACTGGAAGCGCTCGCCCGAAGAGGTGCGCTTCCTGATGGGATTTAACAAGGACGTACTACGCCGCCAGCGCGATCAGCTGAACCGCTGGGGCGTGCAGGTGCGCTGGTCGGGCCGCCGTCCACGGCTCTGGGGTTCCGTGATCCGCGAGCTGGAGGAAGCCGAGAAGCTCACCCGTGCCAACACGCGCTGCGTGCTGACCATGTGCATCAATTACGGCGGCCGGGCGGAACTGGTGGACGGCTTCAACCGCATGGCGGAGGAGGTGGCGGCCGGGCGGCTCAAGCCCGGCAAGATCTCCGAGAAGACCGTTCAGCGGTATCTGTACCAGCCGGACCTGCCGGACGTCGATCTCTTCATGCGGTCCTCAGGGGAGCAGCGCCTCTCGAACTTCCTGCCCTGGCAGTCCGCCTACGCCGAGTTCGTCTTCCTCGAGGAACTGTGGCCGGACGTGGACCGCACCACGCTGTATCAGGCCGTGGAGACCTACGCCCGCCGTGACCGGCGCTACGGCGCGGCCGTGGATTCCGCAGCCGTCTGA
- a CDS encoding dipeptidase, which yields MTSHEENSLPATGRHSAALRAAIDESFASTVATLKELVAIPGIAWASFDAAQLDRSAEAVAALATAAGFPEVAVHRALKEDGTPGGPAVVARRAAADGKPTVLLYAHHDVQPPGDPALWESEPFVAVERDGRLYGRGAADDKAGIMVHLSASAAVAKVLGEELGLGVTLFIEGEEEAGSPTFRTFLEEHQAELEADVIIVADSSNWKVGIPALTTSLRGLVDGVVEVRVLDHAVHSGMFGGPVLDAPTLLARLISTFHDERGNVAIAGLVAEDNADVDMPEEDFRADASVLPGVQLAGEGSLTSRIWTKPALSIIGIDAPSIEVASNTLLPTARAKFSLRIAPGQDPRSAMKAMEEHVKAHAPFGAQVTFTPGEMGNPFAVDMKSPAATAMMAALAEAWGTGSVGTGIGGSIPFIAELVEVYPQAQILVTGVEDPDSRAHSANESLHLEEFRKAILAEALLLADLNG from the coding sequence ATGACTTCTCACGAGGAAAACAGCCTGCCCGCAACGGGCCGCCACAGCGCGGCCCTGCGCGCCGCCATCGATGAATCCTTCGCCTCCACCGTGGCGACTCTGAAGGAACTCGTCGCCATCCCGGGTATCGCCTGGGCGAGCTTCGACGCCGCCCAGCTGGACCGCAGTGCCGAGGCCGTCGCAGCCCTCGCCACGGCCGCCGGTTTCCCGGAGGTCGCCGTGCACCGCGCGCTCAAGGAGGACGGGACCCCGGGCGGCCCCGCCGTCGTCGCCCGCCGCGCCGCCGCGGACGGCAAGCCGACCGTGCTGCTGTACGCCCACCACGACGTGCAGCCGCCGGGGGATCCGGCACTCTGGGAGTCCGAGCCGTTCGTGGCGGTCGAACGCGACGGCCGGCTCTACGGCCGCGGCGCCGCGGATGACAAGGCGGGCATCATGGTGCACCTCTCCGCCAGCGCCGCCGTGGCGAAGGTCCTCGGTGAGGAACTCGGCCTCGGTGTCACCCTGTTCATCGAGGGCGAGGAGGAAGCCGGTTCGCCGACCTTCCGCACCTTCCTGGAGGAGCACCAGGCCGAGCTCGAGGCAGACGTCATCATCGTGGCCGACTCCAGCAACTGGAAGGTCGGCATCCCAGCCCTGACCACGAGCCTCCGCGGCCTGGTCGACGGGGTGGTCGAGGTCCGCGTGCTGGACCACGCCGTGCACTCCGGCATGTTCGGCGGGCCCGTGCTGGACGCTCCGACGCTCCTGGCCCGGCTCATCAGCACCTTCCACGACGAGCGGGGCAATGTCGCGATCGCTGGACTGGTCGCCGAAGACAACGCCGACGTCGACATGCCCGAAGAGGACTTCCGCGCCGACGCCTCGGTGCTGCCCGGTGTTCAGCTCGCGGGGGAGGGGAGCCTGACCTCCCGCATCTGGACCAAGCCGGCTCTGTCGATCATCGGGATCGACGCGCCGAGCATCGAGGTCGCCAGCAACACGCTGCTTCCGACCGCGCGGGCGAAGTTCAGCCTGCGCATCGCCCCCGGGCAGGACCCGCGCTCCGCCATGAAGGCGATGGAGGAGCACGTGAAGGCGCACGCGCCGTTCGGCGCCCAGGTGACCTTCACGCCGGGTGAGATGGGCAACCCGTTCGCCGTCGACATGAAGTCCCCGGCCGCCACCGCCATGATGGCCGCCCTGGCCGAGGCGTGGGGGACCGGTTCGGTGGGCACCGGCATCGGCGGATCGATCCCGTTCATCGCGGAGCTCGTCGAGGTCTACCCTCAGGCACAGATCCTGGTGACCGGCGTCGAGGACCCCGATTCGCGGGCGCACAGCGCCAACGAATCCCTGCATCTCGAGGAGTTCCGCAAGGCCATCCTGGCCGAAGCACTGCTCCTGGCGGACCTCAACGGCTGA
- a CDS encoding HPr family phosphocarrier protein: MPVVRARIAAAIGLHARPAAQFVRAVAETLLPVTITQQGQEPVDARSLLEVMTADFTQGTEVVLGLDDERYGTPEALAILESLRDLLESQE, translated from the coding sequence GTGCCCGTTGTCCGTGCCCGAATCGCTGCCGCCATCGGCCTGCACGCGCGCCCGGCCGCCCAGTTCGTCCGCGCCGTCGCCGAGACGCTGCTGCCGGTCACCATCACCCAGCAGGGACAGGAACCGGTGGATGCACGTTCGCTCCTGGAAGTCATGACCGCGGACTTCACGCAGGGCACTGAAGTCGTCCTCGGACTCGACGACGAGCGTTACGGCACGCCCGAGGCCCTGGCGATCCTGGAGAGCCTCCGGGACCTCCTCGAGTCCCAGGAGTAG
- the ctaD gene encoding aa3-type cytochrome oxidase subunit I: MATYTQPSGVLEAPVVPKSKGRIVVNWITSTDHKTIGYMYLIASFIFFCLGGVMALLIRAELFEPGMQILQTKEQYNQLFTMHGTVMLLMFATPLFAGFANVIMPLQIGAPDVAFPRLNALAFWFFLFGSTIAVSGFITPQGAASFGWFAYAPLSNTTFSPGVGGDLWVFGLGLSGFGTILGAVNFITTIICMRAPGMTMWRMPIFTWNTLITAILVLMAFPPLAAALFGLGADRRFGAHIFDPENGGAVLWQHLFWFFGHPEVYIIALPFFGIVSEIFPVFSRKPIFGYKGLVYATISIAALSVTVWAHHMYVTGSVLLPFFSFMTMLIAVPTGVKFFNWIGTLWGGSITFETPMLWSLGFMVTFLFGGLTGIILASPPLDFHLSDSYFVVAHFHYVVFGTVVFAMFAGFYFWWPKWTGKMLNERLGKIHFWLLFLGFHGTFLIQHWLGVLGMPRRYADYMPQDGFTAMNQFSTISSFVLGASLIPFFWNVYITWRSDKKVTVDDPWGFGASLEWATSCPPPRHNFTSIPRIRSERPALDLHHPELAPAHISAVSKEVAK; encoded by the coding sequence GTGGCTACCTACACTCAACCCTCTGGGGTCCTGGAGGCACCGGTCGTGCCGAAATCCAAGGGCCGGATCGTGGTCAACTGGATCACGTCCACCGACCACAAGACGATCGGCTACATGTACCTGATCGCCTCCTTCATCTTCTTCTGCCTGGGCGGCGTCATGGCGCTCCTCATCCGTGCGGAGCTGTTTGAACCCGGTATGCAGATCCTGCAGACCAAGGAGCAGTACAACCAGCTGTTCACCATGCACGGCACGGTCATGCTCCTGATGTTCGCCACCCCGCTGTTCGCGGGCTTCGCCAACGTCATCATGCCGCTGCAGATCGGCGCTCCCGACGTGGCCTTCCCGCGTCTGAACGCCCTGGCCTTCTGGTTCTTCCTGTTCGGCTCCACGATCGCCGTCTCCGGCTTCATCACCCCGCAGGGTGCCGCCTCCTTCGGCTGGTTCGCCTACGCGCCGCTCTCCAACACCACGTTCTCCCCGGGTGTGGGTGGTGACCTCTGGGTCTTCGGCCTGGGTCTCTCCGGCTTCGGCACGATCCTCGGCGCCGTGAACTTCATCACGACCATCATCTGCATGCGTGCCCCGGGCATGACCATGTGGCGCATGCCGATCTTCACCTGGAACACGCTGATCACCGCGATCCTGGTCCTGATGGCCTTCCCGCCGCTGGCCGCCGCCCTGTTCGGCCTGGGCGCCGACCGCCGCTTCGGCGCTCACATCTTCGATCCGGAGAACGGCGGAGCAGTGCTCTGGCAGCACCTGTTCTGGTTCTTCGGTCACCCCGAGGTGTACATCATCGCCCTGCCGTTCTTCGGCATCGTCTCCGAGATCTTCCCGGTGTTCAGCCGCAAGCCGATCTTCGGTTACAAGGGTCTGGTCTACGCGACCATCTCCATCGCCGCCCTGTCCGTCACCGTGTGGGCTCACCACATGTACGTGACCGGCTCCGTGCTGCTGCCGTTCTTCTCCTTCATGACGATGCTGATCGCGGTTCCGACCGGTGTGAAGTTCTTCAACTGGATCGGTACGCTCTGGGGTGGTTCCATCACCTTCGAGACCCCCATGCTGTGGAGCCTCGGCTTCATGGTCACCTTCCTCTTCGGTGGTCTGACCGGCATCATCCTGGCCTCGCCGCCGCTGGACTTCCACCTCTCGGACAGCTACTTCGTGGTGGCCCACTTCCACTACGTGGTGTTCGGCACCGTGGTGTTCGCGATGTTCGCGGGCTTCTACTTCTGGTGGCCGAAGTGGACCGGCAAGATGCTCAACGAGCGTCTGGGCAAGATCCACTTCTGGCTCCTGTTCCTGGGCTTCCACGGCACCTTCCTGATCCAGCACTGGCTGGGTGTGCTCGGCATGCCGCGTCGTTACGCGGACTACATGCCGCAGGACGGCTTCACCGCGATGAACCAGTTCTCCACCATCTCCTCCTTCGTGCTCGGCGCCTCGCTGATCCCGTTCTTCTGGAACGTGTACATCACCTGGCGCAGTGACAAGAAGGTCACCGTGGATGACCCGTGGGGCTTCGGCGCTTCGCTCGAGTGGGCCACGTCCTGCCCGCCGCCGCGTCACAACTTCACGTCCATCCCGCGCATCCGGTCCGAGCGTCCCGCGCTCGACCTGCACCACCCGGAGCTGGCCCCCGCGCACATCTCCGCAGTCTCGAAGGAAGTGGCCAAGTGA
- a CDS encoding alpha/beta hydrolase, with the protein MEWQPDILGPSFESLELHTIRNGSQQTATLIRHLGTMPDTDREPRGTVLFLHGWSDYFFNRELAEFFAGQGFLFYALDLHNHGRSLRPELPGGYVADLEHYDQDILAALDSCEKAPGRPLLLMGHSTGGLVASLWAARHPERVDGLILNSPWLEMHGSPAVRHAARSLLAPLSRMRPKTVLRLPERGFYWRSISSEAEGEWELDDRYRPPLAFPVRAGWLSAILSGQSKVARGLRLSLPIVVLMSTSSSNGPLWREDMRRSDAVLDVNTMAVRALELGTSVTVERVDGALHDVFLSPAAVREEAYDRLRRWLRTF; encoded by the coding sequence ATGGAGTGGCAGCCGGACATCCTCGGTCCGTCCTTCGAGTCCTTGGAGCTGCACACCATCCGGAACGGTTCCCAGCAGACCGCCACGCTGATCCGTCACCTCGGAACCATGCCGGACACGGACCGGGAGCCGCGCGGTACGGTGCTGTTCCTGCACGGCTGGAGCGATTACTTCTTCAACAGGGAACTGGCGGAATTCTTCGCGGGCCAGGGCTTCCTCTTTTACGCCCTGGACCTCCACAACCACGGCCGCAGCCTCCGCCCCGAGCTGCCCGGAGGCTACGTGGCGGACCTGGAGCACTATGACCAGGACATCCTCGCCGCTCTCGACTCCTGCGAGAAGGCTCCGGGAAGGCCTCTTCTCCTCATGGGTCATTCGACGGGCGGTCTGGTGGCCAGCCTGTGGGCCGCGCGCCATCCCGAGCGCGTGGACGGCTTGATCCTCAACAGCCCCTGGCTGGAGATGCACGGCAGCCCGGCGGTCCGTCACGCGGCACGGTCGCTGCTGGCGCCGCTCTCCCGGATGCGCCCGAAGACCGTCCTGCGGCTTCCGGAACGGGGATTCTACTGGCGCAGCATCAGCTCGGAGGCGGAGGGTGAATGGGAGCTCGATGACCGGTACCGCCCGCCTCTGGCCTTCCCGGTGCGAGCAGGCTGGCTCAGCGCGATCCTGAGCGGCCAGAGCAAGGTGGCCCGGGGCCTGAGGCTCTCCCTGCCCATCGTCGTCCTCATGTCCACGTCCAGCTCGAACGGTCCGCTCTGGCGGGAGGACATGCGTCGCAGTGACGCCGTCCTCGACGTCAACACCATGGCCGTCCGCGCCCTCGAACTCGGCACGTCGGTCACGGTCGAGAGGGTCGACGGCGCGCTGCATGATGTGTTCCTCTCCCCCGCCGCCGTGCGGGAGGAAGCCTACGATCGACTCAGACGCTGGCTGAGGACCTTCTGA
- a CDS encoding HesB/IscA family protein, whose amino-acid sequence MSTSTSENVAVTTDDELPTHEVQLSDVAAGKVRSLLEQEGRTDLRLRVAVQPGGCSGLIYQLYFDERLLDGDAVRDFDGVEVVVDKMSVPYLNGASIDFEDTISKQGFTIDNPNAGGSCACGDSFH is encoded by the coding sequence ATGAGCACCAGCACCAGCGAGAATGTCGCTGTCACCACGGACGACGAGCTTCCCACCCACGAGGTCCAGCTCAGCGACGTAGCCGCTGGCAAGGTCCGCAGCCTCCTGGAGCAGGAAGGCCGCACGGACCTCCGTCTGCGCGTGGCCGTTCAGCCGGGCGGCTGCTCGGGCCTCATCTACCAGCTCTACTTCGATGAGCGTCTGCTCGACGGCGACGCCGTCCGTGACTTCGACGGCGTGGAGGTCGTGGTGGACAAGATGAGCGTGCCGTACCTGAACGGCGCCTCCATCGACTTCGAGGACACCATCTCCAAGCAGGGTTTCACCATCGACAACCCGAATGCCGGCGGTTCCTGCGCCTGTGGTGACTCGTTCCACTAG
- the ctaC gene encoding aa3-type cytochrome oxidase subunit II: MSSQNRTGSRRGKITAITGVAVAGALALTGCSSEVARGWLPSEKDVTNHTGRIIDLWVNSWIAAIAVGFVTWGLIIWCIIAYRRRKGTTGFPKQLSYNLPLEVFYLTIPLFMVLVFFYFTDRDQQAIDDRSKPADVVVDVRGKQWAWDFNYKQGNVIQQPVYEGGVQAHLTGQEVDKDKLPTLYLPVNKSVELELNSRDVIHSFWVPAFLQKRDMIPGKTNYLNFTPTKEGTYDGKCAELCGEYHSEMLFRVKVVSETEFQAHMDELRKQGNTGELGSKYDRNPNLNEKK, encoded by the coding sequence GTGAGTTCGCAGAACCGAACCGGCAGCCGACGCGGTAAGATCACGGCGATCACCGGCGTCGCCGTGGCCGGTGCGTTGGCATTGACCGGATGTTCATCGGAGGTAGCCAGGGGGTGGTTGCCGTCGGAGAAGGACGTCACCAATCACACTGGCCGGATCATTGACCTCTGGGTGAACTCGTGGATTGCCGCCATTGCCGTTGGGTTTGTGACCTGGGGCTTGATCATCTGGTGCATCATCGCCTACCGGCGCCGCAAGGGCACCACGGGATTCCCCAAGCAGCTGAGCTACAACTTGCCGCTCGAGGTCTTCTACTTGACCATCCCGCTCTTCATGGTCCTGGTGTTCTTCTACTTCACCGACCGTGACCAGCAGGCGATCGATGACCGGTCGAAGCCGGCCGACGTCGTGGTGGATGTCCGTGGCAAGCAGTGGGCCTGGGACTTCAACTACAAGCAGGGCAACGTCATTCAGCAGCCCGTCTACGAAGGCGGCGTTCAGGCGCACCTCACCGGCCAGGAAGTGGACAAGGACAAGCTCCCCACGCTGTACCTCCCGGTCAACAAGAGCGTCGAGCTGGAACTGAACTCCCGTGACGTCATCCACTCCTTCTGGGTTCCCGCCTTCCTGCAGAAGCGCGACATGATCCCCGGCAAGACGAACTACCTGAACTTCACCCCCACCAAGGAAGGCACTTACGACGGTAAGTGCGCTGAACTCTGTGGTGAGTACCACTCCGAGATGCTCTTCCGCGTGAAGGTCGTCTCCGAGACCGAGTTCCAGGCTCACATGGATGAACTCCGCAAGCAGGGCAACACGGGCGAGCTTGGCTCCAAGTACGACCGCAACCCCAATCTGAACGAAAAGAAGTAA
- a CDS encoding DUF3043 domain-containing protein yields the protein MFGRKKDEPLPAEPETASDAPVIGKGAPTPKRKDQVAARKRPLVPEDRKASKQAERLAVAEQRAKVRSAMDTGDERFLPVRDKGPQKRFARDFVDSRFSAGEFLMFGALIFVVASLVIPQRSDSQFIVLGAFWVMFLIVFVDTFLLSRRLKKALTAKFGSVERGTVWYGCMRALQFRKLRLPKPQVTRGQRPS from the coding sequence GTGTTTGGACGTAAGAAGGATGAGCCCCTGCCCGCCGAGCCGGAGACCGCTTCCGATGCTCCTGTGATCGGAAAGGGTGCCCCGACCCCGAAGCGGAAGGACCAGGTCGCGGCCCGCAAGCGCCCGCTGGTCCCCGAGGACCGCAAGGCCTCGAAGCAGGCCGAGCGACTCGCCGTCGCCGAGCAGCGCGCCAAGGTCCGCAGCGCGATGGACACCGGCGATGAGCGGTTCCTACCGGTCCGCGACAAGGGTCCGCAGAAGCGTTTCGCCCGTGACTTCGTGGACTCCCGCTTCAGCGCCGGTGAATTCCTCATGTTCGGCGCCCTGATCTTCGTGGTCGCGTCGCTCGTGATCCCGCAGCGCAGCGACTCGCAGTTCATCGTCCTCGGCGCGTTCTGGGTGATGTTCCTGATCGTCTTCGTGGACACCTTCCTCCTCAGCCGCCGGCTGAAGAAGGCTCTCACGGCCAAGTTCGGCTCCGTCGAGCGCGGCACCGTCTGGTACGGGTGCATGCGGGCCCTGCAGTTCCGCAAGCTGCGTCTTCCCAAGCCCCAGGTCACCCGCGGTCAGCGTCCCAGCTGA
- a CDS encoding GntR family transcriptional regulator, with amino-acid sequence MPPSASAISGEIDRESPVPLYEQLKSLLLVFIDTKCQPGTELPSERALCERFGLARMTVRQALDSLARDNVVDRMVGVGTFVHRPKMDLQLKLTSYSEEMQRRGMVPTSRVLSFEEIHSNAHLARELEVPEGTAVVRFRRLLLADNEPMSVDENFIVSSRAPGITAGKAPVSLYGELEQNYGLVMEWGEDIVEATAASPSVATLLKVDIGSPLLKIQRHAYVADTVVDYSVSYYRADRYSLRVPLQRQGKKSPRNYRAAPPPRP; translated from the coding sequence ATGCCCCCCAGCGCGTCGGCCATCAGTGGAGAGATCGACAGGGAAAGCCCTGTGCCGCTCTATGAGCAGCTCAAATCGCTCCTGCTGGTCTTCATCGACACCAAGTGCCAGCCGGGCACGGAGCTGCCCTCTGAGCGCGCCCTGTGCGAACGTTTCGGTCTGGCGCGCATGACCGTCCGTCAGGCGCTGGATTCCCTCGCACGCGACAACGTGGTCGACCGCATGGTGGGGGTGGGGACCTTCGTCCATCGGCCGAAGATGGACCTGCAGCTCAAACTGACCTCGTACAGCGAGGAGATGCAGCGGCGCGGCATGGTGCCGACGTCGCGCGTCCTCAGCTTCGAGGAGATCCACTCCAACGCTCATCTGGCGCGGGAACTCGAGGTGCCGGAGGGGACCGCCGTGGTCCGCTTCAGGCGTCTGCTGCTCGCGGACAATGAACCGATGAGCGTGGACGAGAACTTCATCGTCTCCTCCCGGGCGCCGGGAATCACGGCGGGGAAGGCTCCCGTCTCGCTCTACGGGGAACTGGAGCAGAATTACGGCCTGGTGATGGAATGGGGGGAGGACATCGTGGAAGCGACGGCGGCAAGCCCGTCCGTGGCCACGCTCCTCAAAGTGGACATCGGCTCACCTCTGCTCAAGATCCAGCGGCACGCCTATGTGGCGGACACGGTGGTGGACTATTCCGTGTCCTACTACCGCGCCGACCGCTACTCGCTCAGGGTGCCCCTCCAGAGGCAGGGCAAGAAGTCACCCCGCAACTACCGGGCCGCACCACCGCCGCGTCCCTGA
- a CDS encoding quinone-dependent dihydroorotate dehydrogenase, with product MRIYPTVFRVAFSWMDPEKAHRIGYQAIRFFNKAGAAGLLHRLNGPDPSLRTTVFGIDFPSPFGLAAGFDKEGLAIEALAAMGFGHIEAGTITGAAQPGNEKPRLFRLVEDRAVINRMGFNNDGAEHVAPRIAAARAALSRRHPGVRPVIGVNIGKTKLVELEHAVEDYLVSTRALAPHADYLVVNVSSPNTPGLRLLQNVDSLRPLLEAVGAEADRSAGRHVPLLVKIAPDLSDEDLDDVARLAIDLGLDGIIATNTTIGREGLTAPAAKVESCGAGGLSGAPLKARSLDVLRRLRAQVPAEMVIISVGGVETAADVQERLDAGANLVQGYTAFLYEGPFWAGHINKGLAKLRR from the coding sequence ATGCGCATCTATCCCACCGTCTTCCGTGTTGCCTTCTCCTGGATGGATCCAGAGAAGGCTCATCGGATCGGTTACCAGGCCATCCGGTTCTTCAACAAGGCCGGAGCCGCCGGGCTCCTTCACCGGCTCAACGGACCCGACCCGTCGCTGCGGACCACGGTGTTCGGCATCGACTTCCCGTCCCCGTTCGGTCTCGCCGCGGGATTCGACAAGGAAGGTCTGGCCATCGAGGCGCTGGCCGCCATGGGCTTCGGCCACATCGAGGCCGGCACCATCACCGGCGCGGCCCAGCCGGGCAATGAGAAGCCCCGCCTGTTCCGCCTCGTGGAGGACCGCGCGGTGATCAACCGGATGGGCTTCAACAACGACGGCGCCGAGCACGTCGCGCCGCGCATCGCCGCCGCGCGTGCGGCCCTCAGCCGCCGGCACCCGGGCGTGCGCCCCGTGATCGGCGTGAACATCGGCAAGACGAAGCTCGTGGAGCTCGAGCACGCCGTCGAGGACTACCTCGTCAGCACCCGCGCTCTGGCGCCGCACGCCGACTACCTGGTGGTGAACGTCAGCTCCCCGAACACGCCCGGACTCCGCCTGCTGCAGAACGTGGACTCGCTCCGTCCTCTGCTGGAGGCCGTGGGCGCCGAGGCTGACCGGAGCGCGGGCCGTCATGTGCCGCTGCTGGTCAAGATCGCCCCCGACCTCAGCGATGAGGATCTGGACGACGTCGCACGTCTGGCGATCGACCTCGGCCTCGACGGGATCATCGCCACCAACACCACCATCGGCCGTGAAGGGCTGACCGCGCCGGCCGCCAAGGTCGAGTCGTGCGGCGCCGGCGGTCTGTCCGGGGCGCCTTTGAAGGCCCGGTCCCTGGATGTCCTGCGCCGCCTGCGCGCTCAGGTTCCCGCGGAGATGGTCATCATCTCCGTCGGAGGCGTCGAGACCGCCGCCGATGTCCAGGAACGCCTCGACGCCGGCGCGAACCTGGTGCAGGGCTATACGGCCTTCCTCTACGAGGGTCCGTTCTGGGCAGGCCACATCAATAAGGGCCTCGCGAAGCTCCGCCGGTAG
- a CDS encoding cytochrome c oxidase subunit 4, translating into MKIESWLFGTGVFFFVPVSIVYGFLTNWTEWVGVLGILLVGGLAGMIGFYLGFTGKRVGMRPEDREDAEIHEGAGEQGHFSPWSWWPLVLGLACAGGFLGLAVGWWILFIAAGLAVVALVGWVFEYSRGDHAH; encoded by the coding sequence GTGAAAATCGAGTCCTGGCTCTTCGGAACCGGCGTCTTCTTCTTCGTCCCGGTCTCCATCGTCTACGGTTTCCTGACCAACTGGACCGAGTGGGTCGGTGTTCTGGGCATCCTCCTGGTGGGCGGCCTGGCCGGCATGATCGGCTTCTACCTCGGCTTCACCGGCAAGCGCGTCGGTATGCGTCCCGAGGACCGCGAAGACGCTGAGATCCACGAGGGCGCCGGCGAGCAGGGGCACTTCAGTCCCTGGAGCTGGTGGCCGCTGGTCCTCGGCCTGGCCTGCGCCGGTGGTTTCCTCGGCCTGGCCGTCGGCTGGTGGATCCTGTTCATCGCAGCCGGCCTCGCGGTCGTGGCCCTGGTCGGCTGGGTGTTCGAGTACAGCCGCGGTGACCACGCTCACTGA
- a CDS encoding alpha/beta hydrolase encodes MTRSPLPVHTWQQDVLFNDFEQCLLPLEPDDEGAVSATLVRRKPKRELSSAAREHDWPSWLAAVRQRREHRHDHEDHNVVLYLHGWADYFLQTELADYFEDHGASFYALDLRKFGRSLHEYQTAGYTDDLEVYDEEIGAALAVIKDEAAVRGVPEERLRVHLMGHSLGGLVAALWADRHPGRLASVILNSPWLELQGSTLVRSIATQLVEPFARADPKHAFPLPEMPAYWKSVSDKAYGEWHIVSAWRPRESFPIRAGWIRAVMNGHSRVQRGLDIDAPVLIMLSERSKIQTGYTDELKTLDAVIDVQETAKRALGISRRVAVFRYRGAIHDIFMSSRHVREQAYKESMDWLVQTAAESTAAP; translated from the coding sequence ATGACGCGTTCCCCTCTGCCGGTCCACACGTGGCAGCAGGACGTGCTGTTCAATGACTTCGAACAGTGCCTCCTGCCACTGGAGCCGGACGACGAGGGGGCGGTGTCCGCGACGCTGGTCCGCCGGAAGCCGAAGCGGGAGCTGTCCTCCGCGGCGCGGGAACACGACTGGCCATCATGGCTGGCTGCAGTCCGGCAGCGCCGCGAACACCGCCACGATCACGAGGACCACAATGTGGTCCTGTATCTCCACGGCTGGGCCGACTACTTCCTCCAGACCGAACTCGCCGACTACTTCGAAGACCACGGGGCGAGTTTCTATGCGCTGGATCTGCGCAAGTTCGGCCGCAGCCTCCACGAGTACCAGACCGCCGGCTACACGGACGATCTGGAGGTCTATGACGAGGAGATCGGGGCGGCACTGGCGGTCATCAAGGACGAAGCAGCGGTGCGGGGTGTGCCGGAGGAACGCCTGCGGGTGCACTTGATGGGACATTCCCTCGGCGGGCTGGTGGCCGCGCTCTGGGCGGACCGCCACCCGGGCCGCCTGGCGAGCGTGATCCTGAACTCGCCCTGGCTGGAACTGCAGGGCAGCACCCTGGTCCGCAGCATCGCCACTCAATTGGTGGAGCCTTTCGCGCGGGCCGACCCGAAACACGCGTTCCCGCTTCCGGAGATGCCCGCCTATTGGAAGAGCGTCAGTGACAAGGCGTACGGAGAATGGCACATCGTCTCCGCCTGGCGCCCCCGGGAGTCCTTCCCCATCCGGGCCGGATGGATCCGTGCCGTCATGAACGGCCATTCCCGGGTGCAGCGCGGCCTTGACATCGACGCGCCGGTCCTGATCATGCTGAGCGAGCGGAGCAAGATCCAGACGGGCTACACGGACGAACTGAAGACCCTCGACGCCGTGATCGACGTCCAGGAGACCGCCAAGCGAGCGCTGGGGATCAGCCGCCGGGTCGCCGTGTTCCGCTACCGCGGCGCCATCCACGACATCTTCATGTCCTCACGCCACGTCCGCGAACAGGCCTACAAGGAATCGATGGACTGGCTCGTTCAGACGGCTGCGGAATCCACGGCCGCGCCGTAG